In Bombus vancouverensis nearcticus chromosome 12, iyBomVanc1_principal, whole genome shotgun sequence, the genomic stretch ATGTTAATCATTTTATGTAACGTTTTATACATTAACATTAAAGAAGCAATcgaaaagaatgaaataaaagaagaagaaggaaatgtTAAAGTGAGTAGATTGATCAATAGATCGATTTCCAGGAAAATATATTTAGGACCATCATCCGATAACGTAATAATTGAACGTAAATCTTCGTCTTTTTATAGCAGAATTTAATCCCTTCTTGAAATCTTTCAAGATGAAGATACTACGTTCTTAAGCCTTGTTTACATCACGTAACTTTTGGTCAATCACCTCTGTAAATGTAATATCAATCGAGTAAAACTTTTTCAATCGTTCAATTGGAATTTGAATATTCGGCGAGTGGATTCTCTTGTACGATAATttactaattaataatattattgaattaGCAGTTACAAGATGTAGATCGTAGATATTTCTcgtataattttttaacaaataagcAAATCAGATAATTTACTTGTAAAACAAACTTGTTACTGTTATACCAATTTGTCTATTAATATAACAGCGAACTGTAGCTCATGTAAAATTCTACTAATACGTTCAGTATcttgtaaatattaaaagatcAACAGACAGATAATCGTAATTTGATCAGCATCAGCTACGTTCAACGATAAAGTATCGAACAACGATCAAGCTGTAGCGTAAATCTTTTACTTAGCCAACACGAACTCAATCGTCCAATTAATTGACCAAAAGTTGCCTAAAGTAAGCATGGTTCTAAAATTACAAGGAAGGCACGATTCTAtaagaaagaaacaagaagatgACCGGTAAGGCTCGGTTTACCTAAGCTGTTCGTTAAAACGATAACTGTTCTTCCCGTAGCATCCCGTGGGGTCAGTCCTCTTCTTTTTCAGTCCAAGTTTTCTCTCCTGATATCGCGGCTGATCGTCTTCGAACCGTTTCAGAGGGAAGTGGGATTATTCCCCGTTGATGGACGATCAACAAAAATTTGCTACCTTAACCATCTAGTAATGTCAGTAAAGCTCTCGTTGCTGACGAAGGTCAAACAGTATCCGACCTTCTTATAAAGCTTtgtctaaaagaaaaaaaaacaaatcagAAGCCTCTCTTCAGCTGGTCCCTCCCAAATTTCCCTGAAGCTCCTTCTTGATCGTGGACCAACGATCCATTATGGTTGCCCTATCGTTGAAGTCTCTCTCATTGAAGCTTCGCCGAAGCAACCGAAGTCTTCGTGTCAGCCCTTTCCTCCCAGGCCAACGTCCGTGCCTTCTTCGAGGCCCTACCGTCGTTCAAATCGAAATTTGAAGGTCATCTCAGGCAGGGCCAGGTTACCGATGGGAATCGTATAATTCTCGTTCTTCACGGGTACTATCGTGAAGTTCTTCAGCAACGTAGCTAGAATGGCGAAGCTCAGATACTGCACCAGCTTGTAACCCATGCAAGATCGTCGACCTCCACCGAATGGCAGGAAGTGTTCTGGCTTCAGTAACCTTCCATTCTGGACGAATCTGTCGGGCATGAATTCTTCTGGCGCGGTCCACAGGTCGGTAGACATGTTTAGATCGTAGTTGTTGAGGAAAATGAAGGTGTCCTTCTTGATTCTGTAGCCTGAAAAGAATAACGAGATCAGATTAGTTTAGGGtcgataaaaggaaagaaagacaagaggaagaaatggaaaattttGATTAGAGATTCTagttcgataattattaaatgaGATGTTGTAAATGGGTCGCGGATATTTAAAACGATGTCTTTTTAAAACGATGCAAATCCTCTTTGTTTGCTATTATGAGAATCATTATTTTACATTCGCAAAAATATGACATTGCATGAAAATCCGCGATTTAATACTGAAACTTACCAGCAATGGAGCTGTCCTGATTAGCCACGTGGGGAACAATAGGGCTAGCAATTATCCTAATAGTCTCCAAGATGATAGCTTCGACATAAGGCAAGGATCTTCTGTTCTCCAGCCCAACGAAGATTCCAGCGATACCAAGAGAATCGATCTCTTTTTGAGCTAGCTTTTGAACATCTGGCCTTGTAGCGAGGAATCCTAAAACCTTGACGAGGAGATTTCCAATGGCAGTGTGTCCACCAATTATATCTTCCATGACGAACAACGCTGTATTCCAGGACATCTCGGGTTCTGCTCCACTCTTGACGTGATTAATCAGACAGTCTAGATAATCTTTTTCAGGAACGATGCCATTCCAGGCGTTCACTCTATCAGAAATGATGTTCTTGATAACGAATTTTCTGATTTCGTGGCTCCAGTGCGCCATTCTTGTCATATTTCTGTGATGAAGAGGCATAAGGAAGGGTAGAAAATCGGCTGCGTAACCCTGATTCACTTCGAAGAACACCTTGTCGAAATTCTCGACCATGTACCGGAAACCATCGTGTTCTAGGTGGAAGTTCTTCGAACAGAGGTAAGTGATGAAGATGTTCGCGCAGGAATGAAGGATCAATGGTTTCACGTGCACGTTTACGTTGGAGAGAGAGTCCAGATGGTTGATCAGAAGGTTTAGTTCATCACCAATTATCCCATTTAGCTCGTTATAGCGTGTGGAGAACGCGCGCGGGAACGTGTGCGCGCGGAGCATCTCTCTTCGAGTCTTCTGCACTTCGGACCAGTTGCAAAATGCCAGAgctggaaaataaaaagaagaaaatgttttttaggtttttataaaattatattacactTTGTTGCAAGTAATTTCCAAGGAAAAAGATTTTCACTGTGAAAAATTTCCAGAGAGATAACATTTTATAGGAAACGTCGAGGAAAAACATTTACTGTAAGAAATTTTTGGAAGGAATATTTCCATCGCAAGAAATTTCGAAAGAAAAGATTCCTATTACGAGAAATCTCGGGAATGGAATTTTTACTGTTAGAAATTTGCAGAGTAAAAAATTTGAACTACGAGAATCTCGCAACGAAGAATTTCTGTTGCGTGAAATTTCGAAAGAAAAGAACTTCGGATATTTGAATATCCTTTAAACAATAACATTTCATTTTCCCGTAATTTATTGAAACCTTCTTTTAAAAGAACAGAAGCTCGTCTCGAAATAATTTCCGCTCGAACAACCGGTTGACAGGGACAAATTAATAACGGACATGTCGATCGGCGATTTGGTGATTTTCATTGATCACCGTCAAGGCAAAATAAAGATGATCACGACTAAACTTGACCTTCCAACGGCACTTGATGACGCAAATAAGACACGCGTTTCGAAATATCGTTGACtggcgaaaaaaaaagaaagaaaaaaagaaaaaaatggaaaaattttgtTGACGCGTACTCTTTCTCCTCTCCCTTTCCGTTGTCGTTCTTcctctatctctctttctccgAGACGGGGGAACGCGTACGCGGAAATGCAAGCATCGGCGGATGCCGGGATCGAGCGCAGTCGGCAGAAAATCGATTCATCGCCGCGCGAGCAAGGCGACTCGATTTCAAATCGAAGCGGTCGCGGGGCAGACCAGAACAGGAAGTGACCTGGTTTCTCGCAACTCGCCAGGACATACCGCTCGGTAACTTGGTTCCCTGAGACCCGAGAAACCCAGGATTTTTGGTTCTTTTACAAAATAATGTCGTACAAGTCCTTGATAATTTTGTTTCGCTTTGATTCCTTCGACGATATGAATATGACGAACACAATTTAGTACGACATAACATGGAAAATTTTTCGATACTATTAGGTAGTAACACGAAATATTCGAATTTTACATATTCATACTTTACTAAGTTCTAGAAAGActtaatgaaatgaaaattatgtgTGAAAGAGAAAAATTTCAGCTTTAAAATGGTATGTCTACAAGGATAAAAGTACTGCGCAAATGATGCAACAAAATGGCACATCTTATACGTTACGATTTATGTAAGCTGATTTCATTTGCAGTGGACGTACAACGTTGAAGAGAGGTGCTTTGATTGTGAGAAAACGTTAACAAGACGTGCGAAATTATGAGAATGGAATCTAATTGCTGGATCTAAGCACAGAATCGCGATAATTAGACGCAAAATTTTCCCTTTCATACAATTATTCTTACTAAAGAATGAATCGAACTGATGTACTTCAATCGAAATGAAAAACAAGCGTAGTTTCTGGATCTAAGCAGAAAAATGCACTATGGTCGGGCACAGAATTTCTCCTGTCATAGTGTTGCTTCTTGACATGTAACTAATCAAACTTGTGAATTCGAATCGATCAAAGACAAGTCTAGTTTCTGGATCTAAGCGCAAAATAATGGTGAGGACGAGACGTAGGaagcgaaagagagagaaagaaaatggtGCTGAGTATCGGAATCGCCTCCGGTGGATCAGCCTTGATCCTGTTTGTCGGCTGCCAGGTGAGCCAGGAACGCGTGAAAGTGGTACCGTGACCTTTCCGGCTTGCACTTGGTACCGCTTCGGCGTTGACCTTAGCACGAGTTTCGGGCATTCCGTGGACGCAACGAAAGCACGAGCCACGCGAAAAATAAACGGGCTGCGGTTGTGTGGGCCGGCCGCTCACGTGTCGCGTACGACGGCAAGGTCGTTAGCATGGGGAACGAGTTTTCAGCAGCCGTGACGAGGTGTCGACAAATTCAATTTTCACACTATCTCACGATTCCACCCGTACCGAATCCATTTTTTTCTAACGTTTAACCGCATAGCTACATAATTTCATTCAAAAGACGCGTGACATCCTTCTAAACACGGTGGCAAAATACATAAAACGGGTCTCGAAGGTTTACGAGACGATACGAAGCAGAGAAACGATTACGTAACACTTGGACACGAGTTTTTCGAATAATCAAAAATAACTAACGAGGTAGTCTGCATGGTGAACGAGTTGTCAACTGGCTGAACGGCACGTCTTATTTATTTCGATTCGTCAAGatcgtggaaatttaattttcggtTATGCACTGCTTTTTAAATGATTTTTAAGAAACAGTGTTTAATTTCGGGAACttttcacgcgacgaaaaaaGTCCTCGTTATgtaaatatcgaaataaaaacagaaaaatgttacaaatttataaaaaaagtaaaatttttcTCACGACGAAAATTTTCTTGTTGATGAAAAAATTTATTCATAAGAAATAAAGGAAGAACAAACTGAAAAATCTTGAAAAAAAAGACAACGCTCGATCCTGGCAAAATTTTCTCACGACAAGAAGAATCTTCGTGGTGTCAAAATCGAAATGAAGAAGATAAAGGAAAGAtaagataaaagaaatattcttaCAGTTCTCCTTGTTTCCACCGAAGAGCAGATGGTATCTGGTGAAATTTGGCCTGGAATCGAAGTGGTGTCCCTTGATGGTCAGCACTTCTCTGATGTTCTCCAGACCATTGACGACCACGCAGGGCACGGATCCCATCCTGAGCTTGATCACCTGACAGTCGTAGTCCCTAACAAGATCAGCGAAAGCTTTGTAGGGTACGTCGTAGCGTCCCAGGATGTGAAGGGAGCCCAGAATCGGCCATGGTTTGGGTCCAGGTGGTTCCGGCAGGACGTTATCGTCCAAGATGacattcttcgtcgttttcttgGACCTTAGATGATCCAGTAGGATCAGGACGAGTGCCAGGAAGGTGACAGCGATTAGGAAGCACGTGGTGGCTGTCAAAGGGATCATCTTCGACCTTGTTTCTCTTCGTCGATGCACTCACTGACGATCGTCACCGATGTTTTCGTGTTATGTCTCGTGTGAAGAACCGTGGTACCCCGACCTAGGGTATCTGGATCGCGAGAAGGGTCTCTTCAAAAGGAAATTCTCTGAGCCTTTTCGACTTTTCAAAGCTTGGAAACTTTGTGGCACGTGCGATGTTATCGCGGTACCGAACGAAACTCTTTCAAAGATCGTGTATTATTGAAAATGCCGAAATATCGTCAGGCTAAGACGTATCTTGAATATAAATCGTAAAATGTGTAAAAATCCGATCACCTCCCCCGATGAAATCGAACGTATCGAATAATACCGGTGAATTGGTTTCCTCGACGAAAACTGGCTGATCTAACCCTGTGATCGGCTGAGTTCGCGAAGTGGTCCGTGTTAACGAAAAAGATGTGTCGTGTCTGAAGTATCGGTAGATCGGTTCGTTGGTCCGTCTGTGAACGGTCTGCCGATCTGGCTCGGTCTGTGGGGATAGGATGGTTGGCCGGCTATCTTATATAGCGGCGTAATGTAGTCAGCACATTTGCGTCGCCTGGTGCGCCTCTCAACCCCATACATATGGATTCGTGTTGAGACGAAAGGGGGAGGAGAAGTTGGTCTCTCTGTCGTACACTCTGTCGTAAGTGTATAACACACAACCCGGTGTGTTGCTGCTGGTGCTGCTGGTGCTGCTACTGCTGGTAGAGAGACGAATTTCAAGAAAGCACCGAGAGAGCCGACGGCTCTCCGACACTCTCGGTCGTTCAGGTGTGTGGAACGTCGGGAGAAGCCCGAAGAAGAAGGGCTGGAAAGGTGGAGGGAGCGGAACGGAAGGATGATAGAAGGTATGGAGGGGAAGGGAGGGAGATCCAGAAAGGTGAAGGGGGCTGGAGGGGCAGGGAGATTCTACAACCAAGAGATATATACACGAAGTGAGGCGGTGGGGGAGGGGGTGGAGACGCGACGGCCGGGAGTGGGGTCCAAGTAGGGCCCAAGCTGGGCCAGACTGGGCAACGAAGGGACGCTTCTTGCCCTTGACTTCTCTCCTTAAGGTGCCATCGGGTTTTCTGGCAGCAAGGTGGTGAGCCTCCAGTCCAACGAGCACCTCGTGAGACCGGCTACTCACTCCCATCTCACACCAGGCTCACATACGCCCTTTATTCCGCTCTTATTTCGATGTACTTGACGTTTATCGATATGGGACCCTGCCTATGGTTCTGCAAGCTGATCCAGAGTGGGCCTTTCGTGCCATCGTCGTACAGGCTGTACCCGAAAATCGTTCGTTTTTCCGCCGGGGGAGACGAGAAACTGGGCTCGTTAGCCTCGCTGAGCTGCTCGCTGCCTTTTCGCTCGGCCATTTAAGGGCCACAGGGGTGATAGAGCAAAACGAGTTGCAGCGAAGAAAAACCTTCCGAGCATTGCCGCTCGCCTTTTACGACGAAATTTCAGCAACTGGAAAATTGTAGGTAGACCGTGTCCTTTGCTTCTTCATCTTCCTCGACAACGATCTTATTCGATCTTTGTCGAGTCTCGGATCTTTCGTATCGTCTCTCGTACCAGCGTGTAGCAGTTTCTACGTGGTCTCGTTACCGTTGTGCTCGGTGGATCCTAACTAAATATCAAGGATCAAATATCGAAATGTGATCGCACGTAGAAAAATGTTGCTTCCGATTTATGCTCGAATGCAAACTGCAAAGACAGACATGTTGTTTACgatcataaaataaatttcgtcGTCGTCATCGGCGGGACGTTTCCCGCTATCTCCAAGAAAATCAATCGTTTCTTGAATCTGAAATTTCTTCCTACAGGATGTTGAATGAAAGTTACGCAATTCTGCGACAAGCACTGGGAGGCGAACGCGTTCGGTTCTGATCGacgaaaaaagaggaaaaagaatcCTTTCACTGATATTTCCAACTATTGCGACAGTAGAATTGACAACGATATTGTAAATAACATTTGTGCGGTCGTTACTATAAATAGTAAAATGAATCGAAGGAACGACGTGTCACCTTCGTTGAGTCGATAAACTCTTGGAAAAATTCGATTTGTCATCAATCTGGCATAGGTGGAAATGAAACTCGAcactaataaataatatactCGTGATTTTCCACTAAAATgcttcgatggaaaaattattttcgaacGAAGGTATTTGATTCAATCGCTA encodes the following:
- the LOC117155181 gene encoding cytochrome P450 307a1 yields the protein MIPLTATTCFLIAVTFLALVLILLDHLRSKKTTKNVILDDNVLPEPPGPKPWPILGSLHILGRYDVPYKAFADLVRDYDCQVIKLRMGSVPCVVVNGLENIREVLTIKGHHFDSRPNFTRYHLLFGGNKENSLAFCNWSEVQKTRREMLRAHTFPRAFSTRYNELNGIIGDELNLLINHLDSLSNVNVHVKPLILHSCANIFITYLCSKNFHLEHDGFRYMVENFDKVFFEVNQGYAADFLPFLMPLHHRNMTRMAHWSHEIRKFVIKNIISDRVNAWNGIVPEKDYLDCLINHVKSGAEPEMSWNTALFVMEDIIGGHTAIGNLLVKVLGFLATRPDVQKLAQKEIDSLGIAGIFVGLENRRSLPYVEAIILETIRIIASPIVPHVANQDSSIAGYRIKKDTFIFLNNYDLNMSTDLWTAPEEFMPDRFVQNGRLLKPEHFLPFGGGRRSCMGYKLVQYLSFAILATLLKNFTIVPVKNENYTIPIGNLALPEMTFKFRFERR